Proteins from one Chlorogloeopsis sp. ULAP01 genomic window:
- the glmM gene encoding phosphoglucosamine mutase, giving the protein MVSSITRPQGFGGNSASEPDGLQQAIASNLALNNISLPTTPLFGTDGIRGRVGELLSAPLALQVGFWAGVVLQSNASQIGPIIVGQDSRNSSDMLAMALSAGLTAAGLEVWYLGLCPTPCVAYLTSVSDAIGGVMISASHNPPEDNGIKIFGADGLKLSQVLQAEIEAGLRGTASPSINRNCGRHYSRPELVERYAEALKHPLHAVNLQGMKIVLDLAWGAAVGLAPSVFESLGAEVICLHNQADGDRINVNCGSTHLDIVQAAVSEHNAHLGFAFDGDADRVLAVDHSGRQVNGDYILYLWGRYLQQKQELPNNLIVSTVMANLGFERAWEKIGGKLIRTAVGDQYVQAEMHSSGGMLGGEQSGHILCRHYGITGDGLLTALHLATLVQQAGVPLTEMVDQSFLTYPQLLRNVRVEDRSKRLGWKECQPLQEAIACAEAGMGNTGRILVRASGTEPVIRVMVEAEAAELVNYWTNELVLKVQQYLAA; this is encoded by the coding sequence ATGGTCTCATCTATAACTCGGCCTCAAGGCTTTGGTGGAAATTCTGCTTCTGAGCCAGATGGATTGCAGCAAGCGATCGCAAGCAATTTAGCACTAAATAATATCTCGCTACCAACAACTCCCTTGTTTGGCACAGACGGTATTCGCGGACGAGTTGGAGAATTACTAAGTGCACCTCTAGCATTGCAAGTTGGTTTTTGGGCGGGGGTTGTATTGCAATCTAATGCTTCCCAGATCGGCCCGATCATTGTTGGACAGGATTCGAGAAATTCTAGTGATATGCTGGCAATGGCCTTAAGTGCAGGCTTAACAGCAGCAGGGTTAGAAGTTTGGTATTTAGGTTTATGCCCTACTCCTTGTGTTGCCTATCTTACTAGTGTTAGTGATGCGATCGGCGGAGTGATGATTTCTGCCAGCCACAACCCACCGGAAGATAACGGCATTAAGATTTTTGGTGCTGATGGTTTGAAGTTATCGCAAGTATTACAGGCAGAAATTGAAGCAGGATTGCGGGGTACAGCATCGCCTAGTATTAATCGCAATTGTGGTAGGCATTACTCCCGCCCAGAGTTGGTAGAACGTTATGCTGAAGCCCTAAAACATCCTTTACACGCTGTCAATCTTCAAGGGATGAAGATTGTTCTAGATTTGGCGTGGGGGGCAGCTGTTGGGTTAGCACCATCAGTATTTGAGTCGTTAGGGGCAGAAGTTATTTGCTTGCATAATCAAGCGGATGGCGATCGCATTAATGTTAACTGCGGTTCTACTCACTTAGATATTGTGCAAGCAGCAGTTAGCGAACACAATGCCCACTTAGGTTTTGCCTTTGATGGTGATGCTGATCGCGTTTTGGCAGTAGATCATAGCGGCAGACAAGTAAATGGTGATTACATCCTTTACCTGTGGGGACGCTACCTACAACAAAAACAAGAACTACCAAATAATCTCATTGTTTCCACAGTCATGGCTAACTTAGGCTTTGAAAGAGCGTGGGAAAAAATTGGTGGTAAGCTAATTCGTACAGCAGTGGGCGATCAATATGTCCAAGCAGAAATGCATTCCTCTGGAGGAATGTTAGGTGGAGAACAATCTGGTCATATTCTGTGTCGCCATTATGGTATCACTGGAGATGGTCTACTGACAGCTTTACATTTAGCAACTTTAGTACAGCAAGCTGGTGTTCCTCTCACAGAAATGGTTGATCAGAGCTTTCTAACATATCCTCAACTGTTGCGGAACGTGCGTGTAGAAGACCGCAGCAAACGTCTAGGATGGAAAGAATGCCAACCTCTACAAGAAGCGATCGCTTGTGCTGAGGCAGGAATGGGTAATACAGGCAGGATACTAGTTCGTGCATCAGGCACAGAACCAGTCATCCGAGTCATGGTAGAAGCAGAAGCAGCGGAACTTGTTAATTATTGGACAAATGAACTTGTGTTAAAAGTTCAGCAATATCTAGCAGCTTGA
- a CDS encoding PmeII family type II restriction endonuclease codes for MSMLIGLFPLLANLEEFLNEDGSFILNIKEKVVNGERHPYVLHLILEMQKQGWLWTEEYIWHKKNCYPGKWSNRFRDAWERCIQFNKQKKFKMYQQRVMVPMGDWAKSRLRNLSDTDRIRDNSKVESGFGKNISNWLDRKMAYPTNVLHLATECGNKNHSAAFPKSLPSWFIKLFTEPGDIILDPFFGSGTSGMAAKELGRNYIGIEIKEEYARLAAFNIERAKTNVQLLEPALEDETPSQNNANMTNSNYQLYYDYLVRNVLTPFYDKRFKNLRELKLKDVLRRKNPYLFKAKNIELAGDFVKSIVDAYLSSQEETIFGNLLEGFAIHISSTLYNGFKSKLKSIDLEFERDNVYYIVGIKSGTNWGNSDQINKMKDNFKKAKEILRERGVTGDIIAVNGCMYGKDQKPLKDDKEPDKIYYKYADQAFWSLISGDENLYQEIIVPIDEKAKKKDEQFKATYAAKVNEMTAEFTRYFMKNYQIDWVKLVDYVSKREEIVLEPQSEQLSLFLEDTSDVEEPLDLEDALNTEEYS; via the coding sequence ATGAGTATGTTAATTGGTTTGTTCCCATTGCTTGCGAACTTAGAAGAGTTCTTAAATGAAGATGGTTCTTTTATTCTCAATATTAAAGAAAAAGTTGTTAACGGAGAAAGACATCCGTATGTTTTGCATTTGATTTTAGAGATGCAAAAACAAGGTTGGTTATGGACTGAGGAATATATTTGGCATAAAAAAAATTGTTACCCTGGAAAATGGTCTAATCGTTTTCGTGATGCTTGGGAACGTTGTATACAGTTTAACAAGCAGAAAAAATTCAAAATGTATCAACAGAGAGTTATGGTTCCTATGGGTGATTGGGCTAAGTCTCGTCTTAGGAACTTAAGTGATACAGATAGAATACGTGATAATTCCAAAGTTGAAAGTGGTTTTGGTAAGAACATATCAAATTGGTTAGACCGTAAGATGGCTTATCCAACTAATGTTCTGCATTTAGCAACCGAGTGTGGTAACAAAAATCATAGTGCAGCTTTTCCTAAATCTCTTCCTTCTTGGTTTATTAAATTGTTTACTGAACCTGGAGATATAATACTTGACCCTTTTTTTGGTTCTGGCACATCAGGTATGGCAGCAAAGGAGCTTGGTAGAAACTACATTGGCATCGAAATCAAAGAAGAATATGCTAGGTTAGCAGCTTTTAACATTGAACGTGCAAAGACGAATGTGCAACTTTTAGAGCCAGCCCTAGAGGATGAAACACCTAGCCAGAATAATGCCAATATGACAAACTCAAATTATCAGCTTTATTATGATTATCTTGTTAGGAATGTTCTTACTCCTTTTTATGATAAGAGATTTAAGAATTTAAGAGAGCTTAAGCTTAAAGATGTTCTTAGACGTAAAAACCCTTATTTGTTCAAAGCTAAGAATATTGAGCTTGCTGGAGATTTCGTAAAAAGTATAGTTGATGCCTATCTATCCTCTCAAGAAGAAACCATTTTTGGAAATTTGCTAGAGGGCTTTGCTATACATATATCTTCAACTTTATATAATGGCTTTAAGTCTAAATTGAAAAGCATAGACTTAGAATTTGAACGTGATAACGTATATTACATTGTAGGCATTAAATCTGGAACTAACTGGGGTAACTCTGACCAGATTAACAAGATGAAGGATAATTTTAAGAAAGCAAAAGAAATTTTACGTGAGCGAGGAGTTACAGGTGACATTATTGCTGTCAATGGTTGTATGTATGGTAAAGACCAGAAACCTTTGAAGGATGATAAAGAACCAGATAAGATTTACTACAAATATGCTGATCAGGCTTTCTGGAGCTTGATTTCAGGAGATGAAAATCTGTATCAAGAAATAATTGTGCCAATTGATGAGAAGGCGAAAAAGAAAGACGAGCAATTCAAAGCTACATATGCTGCAAAAGTCAATGAGATGACAGCGGAATTCACTCGTTACTTTATGAAAAATTACCAAATTGACTGGGTTAAGCTGGTTGATTATGTATCCAAGAGAGAGGAAATTGTTTTAGAACCACAATCAGAGCAGTTGTCTCTGTTTTTGGAAGATACATCTGATGTGGAAGAGCCTTTAGACTTAGAAGATGCCTTAAATACTGAAGAATATTCATAA
- a CDS encoding antibiotic biosynthesis monooxygenase: protein MSDFHDCLKHQYAYVAVGEFKPGKFEEAKQLFEQAVSMYTTGFQKAYLLQEPGTDKGIAVIFWENMGDMEANHSEAYQKILNKMSSLFAKAPTTSFNELVCEIHPGNVQRISA from the coding sequence ATGTCAGATTTCCACGATTGTCTCAAACATCAATATGCTTATGTTGCTGTAGGAGAATTTAAACCAGGTAAATTTGAAGAAGCTAAACAACTTTTTGAACAAGCTGTTTCAATGTATACCACAGGTTTCCAAAAAGCATACTTGCTGCAAGAACCAGGAACTGATAAAGGTATCGCTGTAATTTTTTGGGAAAACATGGGTGATATGGAAGCAAATCACAGCGAAGCTTATCAAAAAATATTAAACAAGATGAGTTCTTTATTTGCTAAGGCTCCCACTACTTCTTTCAATGAACTTGTCTGTGAAATTCACCCAGGAAATGTTCAACGAATTTCAGCCTAA
- a CDS encoding RNA methyltransferase yields MLTSLQNPLVKQIRKLHSAKERHKQQLFLLEGTHLLQEAYAVNYPLVVACCTPQWQTAHPQLWQEVQERCDRTEIVSEEVMAALATTVNPDGIVATAKQGDRLPQVLFTGLVLALETVQDPGNLGTIIRTAAAAGASGLWLSEDSVDLDNPKVLRATAGQWFRLPMAVTPDLRTILQQAKQAGMQAIATLPSATLTYWEIDWRKPSLILLGNEGAGLSAELAAMADLQVKIPLSPGVESLNVAITAALMLYEAQRQKREGTGNRG; encoded by the coding sequence ATGTTAACTAGTTTACAGAATCCTTTAGTTAAACAAATTAGAAAACTCCATTCTGCAAAAGAACGCCACAAACAGCAGTTGTTTTTATTGGAGGGTACGCATTTATTGCAAGAAGCCTATGCAGTGAATTATCCATTGGTTGTAGCTTGTTGTACTCCACAATGGCAAACAGCTCATCCCCAGCTATGGCAAGAAGTTCAGGAAAGATGCGATCGCACAGAAATTGTGAGCGAAGAAGTAATGGCAGCGCTCGCTACTACAGTAAATCCAGATGGGATAGTAGCAACGGCAAAACAAGGCGATCGCCTTCCTCAAGTATTGTTTACTGGTTTGGTACTGGCTTTAGAAACAGTTCAAGATCCGGGTAACTTGGGTACTATCATTCGCACAGCAGCTGCGGCTGGTGCATCTGGATTGTGGCTAAGTGAAGATAGTGTAGATTTAGACAATCCTAAAGTATTGCGTGCTACAGCCGGACAGTGGTTTCGTCTACCAATGGCGGTAACCCCAGATTTAAGAACAATACTACAGCAAGCCAAGCAAGCGGGAATGCAAGCGATCGCAACTTTGCCCAGCGCAACTTTAACTTACTGGGAAATAGACTGGCGTAAACCAAGTCTAATTTTATTGGGAAATGAAGGCGCTGGATTGTCGGCAGAATTAGCGGCGATGGCAGATTTACAAGTAAAAATACCCCTCAGCCCTGGGGTAGAGTCGTTGAATGTAGCGATCACCGCTGCATTAATGTTGTATGAGGCACAACGGCAGAAAAGAGAGGGAACAGGGAACAGGGGATAA
- the murA gene encoding UDP-N-acetylglucosamine 1-carboxyvinyltransferase, whose amino-acid sequence MNSSNGLSDAKLSPVADSSVLQIWGGHRLQGHVQISGAKNSALVIMAGALLCSGDCRIRNVPLLVDVERMGQVLSALGVRLQRNGDILDINASDFTSSKAPYELVTQLRASFFAIGPILARLGVAQMPLPGGCAIGARPVDLHVRGLQAMGAEVQIEHGICNAYIPGNSRRLRGAKIYLDIPSVGATETLMMAATLAEGETIIENAAREPEVVDLANFCIAMGAKIHGAGTSKISIIGVPKLHSTEYSIIPDRIEAGTFLVAAAITRSELTLSQVAPDALLPVIAKLGDIGVCVIEESPNCLRVLPAERLLATDIETMPHPGFPTDMQAPFMALLSIAEGDSLINETVFENRLRHASELNRLGADIRVKGNTAIVRGVPILSGAPVIGTDLRAAAALVVAGLAANGKTTIQGLRYLDRGYDRLDLKLQQLGAKIKRTSIPLADTEVSPSAVNPEPTVTPKR is encoded by the coding sequence ATTAATTCTTCTAATGGCTTATCAGATGCCAAGTTATCACCTGTTGCAGACTCCTCAGTCTTGCAAATCTGGGGTGGGCATCGTTTGCAAGGTCATGTACAAATTAGCGGGGCAAAAAATTCAGCACTAGTAATTATGGCTGGAGCATTGCTCTGTTCAGGTGACTGCCGCATCCGTAATGTACCTTTATTGGTAGATGTAGAGCGGATGGGTCAAGTTTTATCAGCTTTAGGTGTCCGCTTGCAGCGAAATGGAGACATTTTAGATATTAATGCTAGCGACTTTACATCATCCAAGGCCCCCTATGAGCTAGTTACTCAGTTGCGGGCAAGTTTTTTTGCGATCGGCCCAATTTTGGCACGTTTAGGAGTGGCACAGATGCCGCTACCAGGTGGTTGTGCCATTGGAGCAAGACCAGTGGATCTTCATGTCCGGGGATTGCAAGCAATGGGAGCTGAGGTGCAAATTGAGCATGGTATTTGTAATGCTTATATACCTGGAAACAGCCGCCGACTTAGGGGAGCAAAAATTTATCTAGATATTCCGAGTGTAGGAGCCACAGAAACATTGATGATGGCTGCTACTCTGGCAGAAGGGGAAACCATTATCGAAAATGCAGCCCGCGAGCCAGAAGTAGTAGATTTAGCAAATTTCTGTATAGCAATGGGAGCGAAAATTCACGGTGCTGGAACAAGTAAAATTTCTATCATCGGCGTTCCCAAATTACACTCTACTGAATACAGTATTATTCCCGATCGCATCGAGGCAGGAACATTTTTAGTCGCAGCAGCCATCACCCGTTCAGAACTCACTCTCTCGCAAGTCGCACCAGATGCTTTGCTCCCAGTGATTGCCAAATTGGGGGATATAGGCGTTTGTGTAATTGAAGAATCACCAAACTGCTTACGAGTTCTCCCAGCCGAAAGACTCTTAGCAACAGATATTGAAACCATGCCTCATCCAGGCTTCCCTACAGATATGCAAGCGCCGTTTATGGCTTTGCTATCTATTGCAGAAGGCGATAGTCTGATTAACGAAACCGTTTTTGAGAACCGCTTGCGTCATGCTTCTGAGTTGAATCGTTTGGGAGCAGATATTCGTGTTAAAGGTAACACTGCCATTGTCCGAGGAGTGCCGATTTTATCTGGTGCGCCTGTCATTGGCACTGATTTGCGAGCAGCAGCAGCTTTAGTAGTGGCTGGTTTGGCAGCAAATGGCAAAACAACTATTCAAGGACTACGCTATTTGGATCGGGGTTATGATCGCCTCGATTTAAAATTGCAACAGTTAGGAGCAAAAATTAAGCGTACATCCATTCCTTTAGCAGATACAGAAGTCTCACCCTCTGCTGTTAACCCCGAACCAACAGTTACTCCTAAAAGGTAG
- the cobW gene encoding cobalamin biosynthesis protein CobW gives MAAKIPVTVITGFLGSGKTTLIRHLLQNNQGRRIAVIVNEFGELGIDGELLKSCQICPEDGNGTDNIFELTNGCLCCTVQEEFLPTMQQLLKRRDSIDCILIETSGLALPKPLVTAFRWPEIRSGATVDAVITVVDCAAVAAGTFADDPEAVEAQRQADDSLEHETPLQELFADQLACADLVILNKTDLVDEQTKAKVEELVKQELPRVVKIVNSCEGQLDPSILLGFQAAVEDNLDTRPSHHDTEEEHDHDEEIISTHLILDRDFDPQKLQQQLQVLVKQQEIYRIKGFVAVHNKPMRLVMQGVGNRFEQFYDRPWQPQELRQTRLVFIGRELNSSEIESQLVTL, from the coding sequence ATGGCTGCAAAAATTCCTGTCACCGTTATTACCGGGTTTTTAGGTAGTGGTAAAACTACTCTCATTCGACACCTACTCCAAAACAATCAAGGACGCCGTATTGCTGTTATAGTTAATGAATTTGGCGAACTTGGCATAGATGGAGAATTGTTGAAATCGTGTCAAATTTGCCCAGAAGACGGTAATGGCACAGATAATATTTTTGAATTAACTAACGGCTGCTTGTGCTGTACTGTACAGGAAGAATTTTTACCGACAATGCAACAGTTACTCAAGCGGCGAGATAGTATTGATTGCATTTTAATAGAAACCTCTGGTTTAGCCTTGCCAAAACCACTAGTAACGGCTTTTCGCTGGCCAGAAATTCGTTCTGGTGCTACGGTTGATGCTGTAATTACAGTGGTAGATTGTGCGGCAGTAGCAGCAGGAACATTTGCTGACGATCCGGAAGCGGTAGAGGCACAAAGGCAAGCAGATGATAGTTTAGAACACGAAACCCCTCTACAAGAACTGTTTGCAGATCAACTTGCCTGTGCAGATTTAGTAATTTTAAATAAAACTGATTTGGTTGATGAACAAACAAAAGCAAAAGTTGAGGAGTTAGTTAAACAAGAACTGCCCAGGGTTGTAAAGATTGTAAACAGTTGTGAAGGTCAACTAGATCCATCCATATTGTTAGGATTCCAAGCCGCAGTTGAAGACAATTTAGATACCCGTCCTAGTCATCATGATACTGAAGAAGAACATGATCACGATGAAGAAATCATATCAACTCACCTAATTTTAGATCGCGACTTTGACCCCCAAAAGCTGCAACAACAGTTACAAGTACTAGTAAAACAACAAGAAATTTACCGAATTAAAGGCTTTGTTGCTGTACATAACAAACCTATGCGTCTAGTAATGCAAGGGGTGGGGAATCGCTTTGAACAATTCTACGATCGCCCTTGGCAACCTCAAGAGTTACGGCAAACCCGTTTAGTTTTTATTGGTCGAGAACTAAATTCGTCTGAGATTGAATCGCAGCTTGTGACATTATAA
- a CDS encoding M48 family metallopeptidase, with protein MFSSKIPLIGLKADSFRHPLDLEATKALKQIPGIDAIVRSLLGPVAEQVFYVENIASSILVGEKQLPHLHKLLLEACQILDMEPPQLYIRQHPAPNAYTFAMRGKQPFIVVHTSLIDMLTPEETQAVIAHELGHLKCDHSVYLTPVNILILAAATLPNIGAFVAQALQAQLLEWVRCAEFTCDRAALLATQNPKAVMSVLMKLTGGSPTLAPQLNLDAFVAQARAYDDISKSELGEMVKVARTAQLTHPVPVLRAREIDRWASSKEYENLLLQKQKMDYNSEVANKGGWRNW; from the coding sequence ATGTTCTCCTCCAAGATTCCGCTGATTGGTCTAAAAGCAGACTCGTTTCGTCACCCCCTAGACTTAGAAGCAACTAAAGCGCTTAAGCAGATCCCTGGTATAGACGCAATCGTTAGGAGTCTGTTGGGGCCTGTGGCGGAGCAGGTTTTTTATGTAGAAAATATTGCATCTAGTATTTTGGTGGGTGAAAAGCAACTACCTCATTTACATAAGCTATTGCTGGAAGCCTGCCAAATCCTAGATATGGAGCCACCCCAACTATACATTAGGCAGCATCCGGCTCCCAATGCCTATACTTTCGCTATGCGGGGTAAGCAGCCTTTTATTGTGGTGCATACTTCTCTAATTGATATGCTCACACCAGAGGAAACTCAGGCGGTAATTGCCCATGAATTGGGGCATCTCAAGTGTGACCACAGTGTTTACCTAACACCAGTAAATATATTGATATTAGCAGCAGCAACTTTGCCCAACATAGGTGCTTTTGTTGCCCAAGCTTTACAGGCACAATTATTAGAATGGGTACGCTGCGCAGAGTTTACTTGCGATCGCGCTGCATTATTAGCTACCCAAAACCCCAAAGCAGTTATGTCAGTGTTGATGAAGCTTACTGGTGGCTCACCTACTCTAGCACCCCAACTGAACTTAGATGCCTTTGTTGCCCAAGCTCGTGCTTACGATGACATCAGCAAGAGTGAATTAGGAGAAATGGTCAAAGTTGCCCGCACAGCCCAGTTAACTCATCCAGTACCAGTGCTACGAGCGCGAGAAATTGATCGGTGGGCAAGCAGCAAGGAATATGAAAACTTGTTGTTGCAAAAACAAAAAATGGATTATAATAGTGAAGTTGCAAATAAGGGCGGGTGGCGAAACTGGTAA
- a CDS encoding thioesterase family protein, translating to MQKYQTLLRVRHYEMDTLGHVNNAVYQNYLEQAAIEHSEHLGITFDVYRELGGAFVMRRVEIDYLRPSVAGDTLEITTWLQQMRGTRAVRRYEIRKQNQEDLLVTAEALWVWVDVKSMRPRPIPNLLLNKFMQVQHSGVTIS from the coding sequence ATGCAAAAATACCAAACTTTACTCCGGGTTCGACATTATGAGATGGATACTCTCGGACACGTCAACAATGCAGTTTACCAAAACTACTTAGAACAAGCTGCCATTGAACATTCAGAACACTTGGGCATTACTTTCGATGTCTACCGGGAATTGGGGGGCGCATTTGTGATGCGGCGGGTAGAAATTGACTATCTACGTCCATCTGTAGCAGGTGATACCTTGGAAATTACTACTTGGTTGCAGCAAATGCGCGGTACTCGTGCTGTACGACGCTACGAAATTCGCAAACAAAACCAGGAAGATTTATTAGTAACAGCAGAGGCTTTATGGGTATGGGTAGACGTTAAATCAATGCGCCCGCGCCCAATTCCCAATTTGTTACTAAATAAATTTATGCAAGTGCAACACTCAGGTGTAACTATTAGTTAG
- a CDS encoding heme oxygenase (biliverdin-producing), with protein MSSNLATKLRVGTKKAHTMAENVGFVKCFLKGVVEKNSYRKLVANLYFVYSVMEEEMEKHKNHPLVSKINFRELYRQRSLEKDLSYYYGGNWREQIQLSPAGEAYVQRIREVSEKEPELLIAHSYTRYLGDLSGGQILKGIAQTAMNLSGDGTAFYEFEDISDEKAFKNKYRQALDELPIDDATADRIVDEANAAFGMNMKMFQELEGNLIKAIGQMLFNTLTRRRTRGSTELATAE; from the coding sequence ATGAGCAGCAATCTAGCTACCAAATTGCGTGTAGGCACTAAAAAAGCCCACACGATGGCAGAAAACGTTGGTTTTGTCAAGTGCTTTTTAAAAGGAGTAGTAGAGAAAAACTCCTACCGCAAGCTCGTTGCCAACCTCTACTTTGTGTATTCCGTTATGGAAGAGGAGATGGAAAAGCACAAAAATCATCCTCTAGTTTCTAAAATAAATTTTCGAGAACTATACAGACAGCGCAGTTTAGAAAAAGACCTTAGCTATTATTACGGTGGCAACTGGCGGGAACAAATTCAATTATCGCCTGCTGGGGAAGCATACGTACAGCGTATTCGGGAAGTTTCTGAAAAAGAACCAGAATTATTAATTGCTCATTCTTACACCCGCTACCTTGGGGACTTGTCTGGTGGACAAATTCTCAAAGGCATTGCCCAAACTGCAATGAACCTAAGTGGGGATGGAACAGCTTTCTATGAATTTGAAGACATTTCTGACGAAAAAGCATTCAAAAACAAATATCGTCAAGCTTTAGATGAACTGCCAATCGATGATGCTACAGCCGATCGCATTGTCGATGAAGCTAATGCCGCCTTTGGCATGAATATGAAAATGTTCCAGGAATTAGAAGGCAATTTGATTAAGGCGATCGGACAAATGCTGTTCAACACCCTGACTCGCCGTCGTACACGTGGCAGCACCGAACTGGCTACTGCCGAGTAA
- a CDS encoding ABA4-like family protein, with product MNITQLFNIANIFVLPFWALMIFLPKWKVTKQVMESYIPFVPLAAAYLYLFIISVTPENAQALSNPQLADIAKFFADEKAAATGWIHFLVMDLFVGRYIYLQGQKTGVFTIHSLVLCLFAGPLGLLSHIFTYWIAKKLFLSSKSEIEEGEPKTVSSTLDAG from the coding sequence ATGAATATCACTCAACTGTTCAACATTGCCAATATTTTCGTTTTACCCTTTTGGGCATTGATGATTTTCTTGCCTAAATGGAAAGTTACCAAACAGGTAATGGAATCCTATATTCCTTTTGTGCCTTTAGCAGCAGCATATTTGTATTTGTTCATTATTAGTGTTACTCCAGAAAATGCCCAAGCTCTATCAAATCCTCAACTGGCAGACATTGCTAAATTTTTTGCCGATGAGAAAGCTGCGGCTACAGGTTGGATTCATTTCCTAGTAATGGATTTGTTTGTCGGGCGCTACATTTATTTGCAAGGACAAAAAACAGGAGTTTTTACAATTCACTCATTAGTACTATGTTTATTTGCTGGCCCTTTAGGATTACTCTCTCACATCTTTACTTACTGGATTGCTAAGAAACTTTTCCTGAGTTCTAAAAGTGAAATAGAGGAAGGTGAACCAAAAACAGTGTCGTCTACATTAGATGCAGGTTAA